From a region of the Paenibacillus sp. R14(2021) genome:
- a CDS encoding extracellular solute-binding protein, with protein sequence MKKKQVLPLILAMALTPALLAGCGSNGSNDANNTGNTAAANTNTKNANTGTDAANADTANADKPSEPITLTFFDKNTGAAFDNPVAQEIMKRTGVKVEIQQPTGNPSEKLNLMLASNDLPDIILMDRGGDIVNKYIAAGAIIPLNELIDKYGPDVKQQYGDILQKTRFKDGKNYYLSNWYGMDNDPVFGVQMRKDFLKELAPDKAEGGQPFTTDEFEQLLKDFKAKYPNIDGKASIPLILNAENMGAVLGSFKGMWGMKPYFEDGDSLKFDVKDPKYREMILYMNKLYREGLIEQDWAVNKTQTWEQKISNGIAFSTVSAYWDLGGANGALKKGGSADKQLFAYKVVAPGTDPAKTTYGPRSPLGWDAIAITKKNKHPEETMKFINFLASEEGQYLLMWGVQGQTWDAKDGKHTPNADVLKGLKDDWAGETKKTGIRTWTWFIKNGLGSDGTPYDISKLNRGEIEQMATKNLLDSVYDTSPYDNLNPEGGTPVSLSYQKVQDIMKQSLTKIIISKSEQDANAGFDKMLSEMKAAGDEQVEQAITDNYKARLELWK encoded by the coding sequence ATGAAGAAAAAACAAGTGCTGCCGCTGATACTGGCAATGGCCCTTACGCCGGCGCTGCTTGCCGGCTGCGGAAGCAATGGATCGAACGATGCGAACAATACGGGGAATACGGCTGCCGCGAATACGAACACGAAGAACGCGAATACGGGTACGGATGCGGCAAACGCGGATACGGCAAACGCCGATAAACCGTCGGAGCCGATCACGCTGACCTTCTTTGATAAAAATACAGGCGCCGCTTTCGACAATCCCGTGGCGCAGGAAATTATGAAGCGCACTGGCGTGAAGGTTGAAATTCAGCAGCCAACGGGCAATCCGTCCGAGAAGCTGAACCTCATGCTGGCCTCGAACGACCTGCCGGACATCATCCTGATGGACCGCGGCGGCGACATCGTGAACAAATACATCGCGGCTGGCGCGATCATTCCGCTTAACGAGCTGATCGACAAGTACGGACCTGACGTGAAGCAGCAGTACGGCGATATTTTGCAGAAGACGCGCTTCAAGGACGGCAAGAACTATTACCTCTCCAACTGGTACGGCATGGACAACGACCCTGTATTCGGCGTGCAAATGCGTAAAGACTTCCTGAAAGAGCTTGCGCCTGACAAGGCCGAGGGCGGACAGCCCTTCACGACAGACGAATTCGAGCAGCTGCTGAAGGATTTCAAGGCGAAGTATCCGAACATTGACGGCAAAGCCTCGATTCCGCTCATTCTGAACGCGGAGAACATGGGCGCCGTGCTGGGCTCCTTCAAGGGCATGTGGGGCATGAAGCCGTATTTCGAGGACGGAGACAGCCTGAAATTCGACGTGAAGGACCCGAAATACCGCGAGATGATCCTGTACATGAACAAACTGTACCGCGAAGGCTTGATCGAGCAGGATTGGGCCGTGAACAAAACGCAAACGTGGGAGCAGAAGATCTCGAACGGTATCGCCTTCTCGACCGTATCGGCGTACTGGGATCTCGGCGGCGCGAACGGCGCGCTTAAGAAGGGCGGCAGTGCCGACAAGCAGCTGTTTGCTTATAAAGTCGTAGCTCCTGGCACCGACCCTGCGAAGACAACGTACGGACCGCGCAGCCCGCTCGGGTGGGATGCCATCGCCATCACGAAGAAGAACAAGCATCCGGAAGAAACGATGAAGTTCATCAACTTCCTGGCGAGCGAGGAAGGCCAGTATCTGCTTATGTGGGGCGTTCAAGGCCAAACTTGGGACGCCAAGGACGGGAAGCACACGCCGAATGCGGATGTACTGAAGGGTCTGAAGGACGATTGGGCTGGGGAAACGAAGAAGACAGGTATTCGGACATGGACGTGGTTCATCAAGAACGGCCTTGGCTCCGACGGCACGCCGTACGATATTTCCAAGCTTAACAGAGGAGAGATCGAGCAAATGGCAACGAAGAACCTGCTCGATTCCGTCTACGACACGTCGCCGTACGACAATTTGAATCCGGAAGGCGGCACGCCGGTTTCGCTAAGCTACCAGAAGGTGCAGGATATTATGAAGCAGTCCCTCACCAAGATCATCATTTCGAAATCCGAGCAAGACGCCAATGCCGGCTTCGACAAGATGCTGTCGGAGATGAAAGCGGCGGGCGACGAACAAGTTGAGCAAGCGATCACGGACAATTACAAGGCCCGTCTGGAGCTTTGGAAATAG